The Coffea arabica cultivar ET-39 chromosome 10e, Coffea Arabica ET-39 HiFi, whole genome shotgun sequence region tcgattccacttgggttctaATTCAAAAAAGGGAAGAGATGTGTCCGCGTGGATCGTCaacgtttcacaaatatggatggacaagggtcttcctcagtcagttaattcaggtacatgccaaaaatttcgCGTTAGCGaaaatttcctttcagagttattgtaaggaacggaatacaagtcaggccatcttcttttccaatcgaacattttatccctagttatcccttttgagccatcagaataaattatttcgtttgacaacccctgagaatcgcaaaccccacgctgggggcgagtttgagttgaaaagaaaatttcaagaagtgaaaagtgaaaagcaacaagatcaaaaacaaaggaagaaaagagaacctcagttcaaaagtaaactggggcaaattttgtgaaagttcaaaaatggccgaaggccgaaaaatcaaaagaaagaaaatgaaagagaaaaagcctcaattgagcaaaaactggggcaaattctgatttaaccctaaaatagggttgacgcaacaatgcgatctcagatttttcaaaccgcttttgaaatccgttttcaagccttaatctttctaagcaccccacctgaccccattacaaaagccaaaagtcctgacttctgttctttgcaatggtcctgtcaagaaaatttctgatgtcgaAAATTTTAGATgtattctgaattgattaggtgtggGGTTGACACTACTTTTCATGTGAAACCCCGCGAGGGCATTtttgggaaaaaggaaaaacgagcgaaatgaatgcaaaagaaagatgcaaaaaaaaaaaaaaaatgaaacaaaaagaaaaagaaaaaagatttgatgctgaaagaccctgttgggtgatgataaaaagtcaaacaaagtccaagaatcTGGAGTCCAGATGGGGGCAAtgttgaaaaatgcgatcttcgatGCAATGTCCtttggaaattatttctttagctatcgttctcaagccaaattacaagctaataaagtccattgttgacttattccttcatgacaatccaaagtgaggattatgctcataaaaatccatcgatcactcatgatcataagggtataaccagatttaacatgtttagctatcatttctacccaaaattttgcaagcccatgaagcttatacgttgactaagttttcttaagaaataagggtgacaaactctttactttcactaagatgtgacattgaatggattacatacaattggggcacaaaaaatgagacagattctgacctcccatttccaaatcagacaTAACACCCATTACCCAAACCATCAATGCTAAAGTGAAGAAGGAATCGCTTGTAATCTGGCATTagtttgagaaattcatcatgaaattttctatgTGATTTTAAGCAAGACGTTCAGATTTCTTCACATTatataggaaacacagtttcttgctttgttcaaataaatggaggggcatccaaaccaatttttaCATTCAAATGGGCCCAtgctggggcaaaatttttattggcaagatttcgcaaaataagcccacactggggcaaaattttttatagttcatttgaggatttcgtcaaagagcCAAGTAAtatactttcaaatcaatcacactgctctttCTATGAATAGTAGttgcaatattttgaaattcaagtgcatgtcatgctttgttaagccccctgtgcaggtattcatgggtCCAAACAATGGAGAAACATCAATTGAgatggaaggccgatgccggaaaagtgaagcaagaagaaagaagaagaaaagggccGACACTGAGGCAATGTATTTTtggaaaagattctctcgaaaatcaaaatccaaaaatccaaaaaatcatcaatcaaaaatcaatcagaaaaatcaaggaaaatcaaattcaattttttgtttcttgaaaaatcaattCTTGTTGGCGATGTCTTGGCATATGCCGCGCGCTCTTCTATTTCCCCCTTTCTTTGACAATCACgcttaatttcttgaccaattggatggcaggattgggtcttatcccactggccattcactttatcacgttgggtctggacttggtgccgccaacatcactttatcacgttgggaccgggttttatcccgccaatctcggcaggaccgggtataatcccgctgaccgtttttatcaaattgggaccgggtttcatcccgccaatctcggcaggatcgggtataatcccgctgaccgcttttcatcaaattgggaccgggtttcatcccgccaatctcggcaggatcgggtataatcccgctgaccgcttttcatcaaattgggaccgggttttatcccgccaatctcggcaggaccgggtttaatcccgctgaccgcttatctcacattgggaccgggttttatcccgccaatctcggcaggaccgggtataatcccgctgaccgtttttatcaaattgggaccgggttttatcccgccaatctcggcaggaccgggtttaatcccgctgaccgtttttatcaaattgggaccgggtttcatcccgccaatctcggcaggaccgagtataatcccgctgaccgtttttatcaaattgggaccgggttttatcccgccaatctcggcaggaccgggtttaatcccgctgaccgcttatctcacattgggaccgggttttatcccgccaatctcggcaggaccgggtataatcccgttgaccgtttttatcaaattgggaccgggttttatcccgccaatctcggcaggaccgggtataatcccgctgaccgtgcttatcaaattgggaccgggttttatcccgccaatctcggcaggaccgggtttaatcccgctgaccgcttatctcacattgggaccgggttttatcccgccaatctcggcaggaccgggtttaatcccgctgaccgcttatctcacactgggaccgggttttatcccgccaatctcggcaggaccgggttttatcccgctgaccgtccacACCCCGTCAGGCTCAGATGTCGtctcactgaccaattcatcatactggggcaaattttgaaaaaattccctcgaagaaaaaatcaaaaaaaatcaaaaaatcaaaaaatcaaaaatccaaaaatccaaaaatccaaaaatccaaaaaatcaaaaatccaaaaatccaaaaatcaaaaaatcaaaaaatcaaaaaaatcaaatcaagttctcACGTCAggttcgggtttgatcccactgtccgattgtcaagacatttcattttcaccgcCACTGAAgcgtgggtttgtcccactagtgtgcctttcaattttcatttgcaccactaacaaacatgggtcagtcccattaacacttcatttcacttctttcatttgcatcaccaataaacgtgggtctatcccaattttaaattcttattcgggtcagtcccgtgttagaattcctgttcgttggagtcttttgcagcccaataacacaggtaagtatttggtgtctacttctttgtctcaagttttttcaaaactcagacaaagaggggcaaactgtagacaccaaatttttggtgtaatttcatttttagtttttttatttgtcgagttcatttttagtttttagtttccagttttatttttatttttaagttttatcatagaatttggagaaaaggaaaaaaagcattcaagaaaaatatgatttagtcgtttgtagtttaaattcaatgctttcttaaaagaaaaaaaaaagaagaaaaagaggaaaagaaagaaaaatcataaaaaagagaaaaagggaaattcgttcacaaaaatatgtttatttctttaaattcaacctttttgcactttagttattcttattaagttattttgaaaaagaaaaaaggaaaaatgaagaaaatttgaaaaatggacatttttgtggtttttatttatttagtttgtttttttatttatttgttttcattcttattattattacatggttttgtcgttttgttattcttattattatttatattctgtatttattaagttgtaaaaaaaaaaaaaaaaaaaaaaaaagctacgtgcatgcaagctgcattttcgcagcttgcaaaggaactTTGAGgcagctccttagctgcaaatacagaGGGAGTTTgttaagggtttaggagggggttcttggtataaatagaaaaagaaacagCAGCCGCAAGAGGGGAGTAAAGGGCGATAGAAAAAACAGCGTAGGAAAgaaggagagagggagagacAAACAAAAAACAGCTAAGAAAAGGCCGAGAGAAAGAGAACGGCTGTGAGAAAAATCTGAAGGCTTTTAACGGCTGGGGTTTGGTGAGTAGGCTGGAGGGTTTTTCAGAAAAAGAGAGGACACGGcgtagagaaaaccagaaaggcTAGGTAGCGGCTAGGTTTTGAGCGGGGAGAAAAGGGCCGAGACCGAGGGAGAGCAAGGAGAGTTCTTGGGAGAGCAAGCTGACGGCAGCAAACTAGGAAAGAAATCTGGGCAAGAAACCTACGGGCAAGAGAGTAGGAGAGCCGTGGGATGAAGGGTTGGTGAAGGTGTTGGGCATTTGGGGCCGTAGCCGCAAGGGGGAGGTTTTGGGGGTTTTGTTTAGAAGTTGACGGCTAAGGAAAGACGGGGAAAGCAAGAGAGAGCTAGGACGGCGAAGGTAGAAATAGACCAGCGAGAAGATGTTGACGGGGGGGATTCTAAAAAAGctagaaaacaagagaggagagCAGCGTGAGGAAGATAGAGAGGAACggcaaaagaagaaacaaccCAGAGTGAGCAAGAGCGAGAAAGAAGCAGCGAAAATCTGGAATCCAAAAGGGGCGATTGCGGCAATTCGTTCACGGAGTTTTCTGCCCAGATTTGGGCCCAAAAAGCTTGGTCAGGTAGAGTTGCAGGAAGCTACGGCAGTGAGAAGAAAAGGAGGCTGAATCGAGGGAGATTGGTGGCTGGAAAAGAAAGGAGTGAATTTTACAGAAAATCTGGTCACCAAGCTGACTTTTCAGTCATGTTGTGACCCAGATTTCTCTCCCAATATACCTACTTTCGAGGAGATTTGTGTTGATTCCTCATCTACAATACTCAGGGAGGAAGTTTTGTGTTGATCTGTACCGGGAAAAACTGCTGCGGCATCACCAAATTCGAGGCCAAGCATACTGTCCTCGGCTTTTTGAGAGCCGCAACCTGGGTTTCATATTGGGTGGAACTTTCGCATCTTCCTACAGATTTCAGTTGCAGTTTCAACTTCATAAGGAGGTGCAGGTAACCATAGCTCccttcctagcttgatttgacATGTTTTGCACGAAGAACAAAACCTGTCTGATGTCaactttgaatttttctttcctttccttgctGCGGTGTTTCCATTGCTGTTTGGATCTCTTTTGTTGGACATTTGGGATTATGTTGATGTTTCGTGTTTGCTGAAACAATAGTTTTTCTTTTGGGGTTTGCGATGCTTTGGTGTTGAATAAGTGTTTGTAAGTGTTCAAAGCAGCAAAAACAGGAATTCGGTTGCATCTTAGAACTCGGTTGCTGAAGCTTTGTTGTGGCTGAGTTTGGGGTTTTGGATACTTAATTAAGCTTTTTGATTTTCAATGTTTGTTGTTTATCACTTGGGTTGAGGCAGTCACAACAGCTAGTTGCCAAAGGGTgtgtgtttctttcttttgtttgaactATGGTATGGTAGAAAGCTTCATCAGCCGCCCAGAATTCTTTTAGCAGGAAATTCATCTGTGTTCTTGTTTTTTGCATGAAATATCCGACGCTTCTGATTTTTCATCTCCTTGTATGCATGATAAACTTGATAAGAACTTGAGTTTGGATTTGTGATTTGAAATGATTGTGTGAATCTGCCATGTGAAGTGCTGAATCTCTAAAGCATTAATTGCTGAAGTTCGAAACTCTTTTCGcgcaaaaattttccagaacttgcatattcaCTTGCTaagtttctaatttttttgGATGTTAAAGTTATGCATTCGGTTGATCGTTTTAAAGTTGCTGCGCTTGATGAAAATTTGGATTGGATTTGGGCATGTGAATTGGCAGTATACGTCTAAAAATCAGAATTGCAGAAAGCTTTAGCTGCAGAAATTTCCTTCTACGTAATTTGCATGCAtgttaacaaaagaaaattgcactttgaccccttggcttctaactaatgccactaggacccaatcaattgaataatttcatcaatttggtccttgacaattttaattctacaacttcattgcttgtttgttttaattaattactatgcTCTGCttcaattgcatttaattcatgactttaggggctttatgaccaagtgagcctGTATttgcctattttttttttaatttttccaaataaattggtaccttgaccatttcttttattttggaggataaataagtgatttcactccactTAAGGCATCAAcgcaagggaggtaacttctacattcttgagtttatttttcctacgtgctcctacgtgctatgtgaatatgcctgtctacttcgctttccttacctccctgcgtgcatttacttgctttttacttttatttaagtttttatggggtatgtgtacacctcttggcttgtaatagatagtgctcggagagcatctggtccattcaccctttcccttttatgcttttatggggtatgtgtacacctcttggcttgtaatagatagtgctcggagagcatctggtccatttccccttccccttggttgcttgtttttgttgctacatgtttaatcgctttattaggctcttgcatctagtcgagcatgctaagtgctacgtgctacgtgtttacgagcgttttggcatgtctacttgcttccatagcctgaatgaatggaatggatgaatgtacgtttccgctagtccaacgctagtcggaattcatagaatgggctagtccaacgctagacccttagggatttcccctcattagcatatcatttgcttgttcaccacatatcacgcattttccttagttttatcatttggcatgatcctcgaacccgttttccctccattttaggatttttgcatttcatgctagttatagggtccatttgcttgagtgtccccttctgataagggaaacgagcgagtgtggctactcgatagccttagcacgctagttttgccttctaattaaagggaaaatcgaagtcgaaaagttaggagtcattcccatacccgacctgatgcattcccttaggttcattcattctcatttatcacttactcattcttttcaattcacattttcctttccttattgttcattttgatttctacttcacaaaattgcacttaattacacctatatgcacttatcactatatttcatacacttgcacacaaacacttggaattttcatacgattgcacacgtgcaccttttcatacacttgcacacaaacacttggatttttaatttctttcatacactttcacacttgcacacgtgagtctcatttgcattaaccgacctctatggggttttcctttgttggccgccacaattcatgtggtttgggaccaaaagcctcacgagagacatcgtagaatttaggattgcatttttctttccgttttgcattcatatagtcatatccaacgtgcgaacatatattgggtagaaaattaggaaaggtaaggttaagtcgcgcaactagccttggctaggtcagaggggtgccttggattctatccttgccttcccctttgtcaaacgtgacccccgaacctttttctttggcttacgtggactaggagtcgttttaaaaaggggtttactactttgtctttaaaaaacactttttgggtgatttggtacaccccaaatctataccaagtggcgactccgttttcatatttaaaaaaccctttttaagatttcatttggccaaatcgtcgctttccaaagtcccatggcctttttacttttcattttgcacacgttcacaccacacttcacgcACACATCACTCACACATTCACAtcacattcaaaaagtggggcgcgacaactacTCCATCCTTGGTGACGATGTGTCCCAAGTACTCAACCTGTGGCTGACCAAAAGTGCATTTGGAGAGTTTAGCATAAAGTTTATGATATCTGAGAGTATCCAGAACTTGTTTAAGGTGAATAAGATGGGTAGTTAAATCTGGGCTATATACTAAAATATCATCAAAGAAGACTAATACGAATTTTCTGAGGAAAGGGCTAAAAATTGAACTCATGAGTGCTTGAAAGGTTGCCGGGGCATTAGTAAGCCCAAATGGCATAACAAGGAATTCATACAATCCAATGTGAGTTCGAAAGGCTGTTTTGGGTATATCATGGGGATGCATTCTGATCTGGTGATAACCAGATCTGAgatcaattttagaaaatactTTGGAACCATGGAGCTCGTCCAAGAGATCATTAATGATAGGGATGGGAAATTTGTCCTTAATGGTGATTTCATTTAACTGTCTATAATCAATACAAAACCTCCATGTTTCATCTTTTTTTCTAACTAGCAAGACAGGTGAAGCGAAAGGGCTATGACTAGGTTGAATAATGCCATTAACTAGCATTTCCTGAACttgtttttcaatttcattcttcTGAGTATGGGGATATCTATAAGGAATCAACTTGAAAGGTTTAGAATCTGGCTTAAGGGGTATCTTGTGATCTAACTGTCTAATAGGGGGTAAGGTGGAAGGTTCTCCAAACACATCAGTATAATCAGCCAAGAGTGCACTTATGGAGTCATCAGTGTGAGATGTTACCTCAGGATTATCAACTGCTAGAACACATGGCCTGCagagagtttctttcttcttccgtCT contains the following coding sequences:
- the LOC113711412 gene encoding uncharacterized protein, with the translated sequence MQEKAFEAFTKKQKMAPKSFALPSPRVNHALEGAESSKRGGSPMFQKISPSELQYRKANNLCFKCGDRYGPGHVCSRKGIHMLLVDDEDKRKLEESILTERAVIKYSGASSHKDVEFSIHSMTGELLQGTIKLKGKFNGKPLSIFLDGGSSHSFVKASVFEENPQLVVPRKSFAVNVPNGQLLQCNSWVPRMTWEMQGHTFTHDVYVLALEPYDMVLGVDWMREHSPVTFDFKHLQFSFNQEGQEVKLQGDLRETDIKLRKGKTVQKFLRRKKKETLCRPCVLAVDNPEVTSHTDDSISALLADYTDVFGEPSTLPPIRQLDHKIPLKPDSKPFKLIPYRYPHTQKNEIEKQVQEMLVNGIIQPSHSPFASPVLLVRKKDETWRFCIDYRQLNEITIKDKFPIPIINDLLDELHGSKVFSKIDLRSGYHQIRMHPHDIPKTAFRTHIGLYEFLVMPFGLTNAPATFQALMSSIFSPFLRKFVLVFFDDILVYSPDLTTHLIHLKQVLDTLRYHKLYAKLSKCTFGQPQVEYLGHIVTKDGVVVAPHFLNVM